One genomic window of Coffea eugenioides isolate CCC68of chromosome 1, Ceug_1.0, whole genome shotgun sequence includes the following:
- the LOC113751525 gene encoding autophagy-related protein 18a-like, with protein sequence MATLSSLSSTAFTNSNPNSKFLSPMLQPYLEQQQQQIDPPETDEEDDRSPHSNKPIMPNMSPSTDGSPNSNSSMDRSPAALLHVSFNQDYGCFATGTSRGFRIYNCDPFREIFRRDFDNAGGIGSVEMLFRCNILALVGGKDNPQYPLNKVMIWDDHQSRCIGELSFRSEVRGVRLRRDRIVVVLEHKIFVYNFADLKLLHQIETIANPKGLCAVSQASGSFVLVCPGLQKGQLRVEHYASERTSKFIQAHDSRIACFTLSQDGQLLATASTKGTLVRIFNTHDGTLLQEVRRGADRAEIYCLSFSSSAQWLAVSSDKGTVHVFSLKSTLGNLRSENSSPPESDLARTTSGSSLSFMKGVLPKYFSSEWSVAQFRLLELSQYVVAFGHQKNTVVILGLDGSFYRCKFDPVTGGEMTQLEYHNFLKPG encoded by the exons ATGGCTACTCTCTCAAGCCTTTCTTCTACTGCTTTTACAAACTCTAACCCTAATTCCAAATTCCTGTCCCCAATGCTTCAACCTTATTTGGAGCAACAGCAGCAGCAGATCGACCCCCCTGAAACCGATGAAGAGGACGACCGTTCCCCGCATTCTAACAAGCCGATCATGCCAAATATGAGCCCTAGCACCGACGGCAGCCCTAACTCTAATAGCTCCATGGATCGATCACCTGCCGCGCTGCTCCACGTCTCGTTTAATCAAGATTACGGCTGTTTCGCCACCGGCACAAGCCGCGGCTTCCGAATCTACAACTGCGACCCCTTCCGCGAGATATTTCGACGGGACTTTGACAACGCTGGAGGAATTGGTTCGGTGGAGATGCTATTCCGCTGCAATATACTCGCGTTAGTGGGCGGCAAGGATAACCCGCAGTATCCTCTGAATAAGGTCATGATCTGGGATGATCACCAGAGCAGGTGCATCGGCGAGCTCTCTTTTAGATCGGAGGTCCGAGGGGTGAGGCTCCGAAGGGACCGTATTGTGGTGGTGCTGGAGCACAAGATTTTTGTCTACAATTTTGCCGATTTGAAACTGTTGCATCAAATTGAGACCATTGCGAACCCTAAGGGACTGTGTGCGGTGTCGCAGGCCTCCGGATCCTTTGTACTTGTTTGTCCGGGCCTCCAGAAGGGTCAGCTTAGGGTTGAGCATTACGCGTCCGAGAGGACTAGCAAGTTTATTCAGGCTCATGATTCGAGGATTGCGTGCTTTACGCTTTCCCAGGATGGGCAGTTGCTGGCTACTGCTAGCACTAAAGGGACTTTGGTTCGTATATTTAATACGCATGATGGTACTCTGTTGCAGGAG GTAAGGAGAGGTGCAGATAGAGCAGAAATTTattgcctttctttttcttcctctgcTCAATGGCTCGCAGTTTCAAGTGACAAGGGCACTGTTCATGTCTTTAGCCTTAAGAGCACATTGGGGAACTTGAGAAGCGAAAACTCAAGTCCACCAGAATCTGATCTTGCTAGGACGACATCAGGCTCATCGCTGTCCTTCATGAAAG GTGTTTTACCCAAGTATTTCAGCTCAGAATGGTCTGTGGCCCAATTTCGTTTGCTTGAACTATCTCAATATGTTGTTGCCTTTGGTCATCAAAAAAATACAGTGGTAATACTTGGATTGGATGGAAG CTTTTATAGATGCAAGTTTGACCCGGTAACTGGCGGAGAAATGACTCAGTTGGAATATCACAATTTTCTCAAGCCTGGATAA